The proteins below come from a single Dehalococcoidia bacterium genomic window:
- a CDS encoding pyruvate dehydrogenase, whose product MREAPTLEVPLSPEQLAALESIQRRVLWLATNIVHHANAVRPSSDGTKVGGHQASSASMVSILTALYFAFLRAGDRVSVKPHASPAFHAVQYLLGNLDRRYLTTLRSFGGLQAYPSRTKDPDPVDFSTGSVGLGAAAPAFAALTDRYVQLHFGGPADRRYIALVGDAELDEGNVWEAVTEEHLRDVGTILWIVDLNRQSLDRVVPGIRARQLKAIFRDSEWHVVEAKYGRRLQAVFAGPGGAALRQRIDDMSNEEYQAAIRLPGAICRERFIVGADDPAGVERALSPFPDEEIPALVSDLGGHDIAELLRAFQEAAAVRDRPSVVFAYTIKGWGLPIAGHPLNHSALLTAKQMQELAARLGIPPEDEWARFPPGSPEAEICRLAAERLRGPALPSRPPALAPTDIPPSIGHQPLATTSTQETLGRLLVELSRVPAISQRIVTVAPDVAVSTNLGGWINRVGVFSATAADRFEPAPQPVRWQPGPQGQHIELGISEMNLFLLLGQLGLSQEMQGELLLPIGTVYDPFVLRGLDAFIYGLYSESKFIVVGTPSGISLSPEGGAHQSTVTPSLGIELPNLISYEPAFAREVEWILLEGLRQCTDRRNGRAMYLRLSTKPVDQRLLEPALQRLGAETLRQQVLAGGYRLLEAREELGEVDPKTVVQIAVAGAMVPEAVEAARRLHREGVAANLVVITSADRLSAELTDQRRRQRAGERARFGQLAALFPPAERRAPIVTVVDGASHALTFLGGVFGAPVVPLGVDAFGQSGSRADLYRYYGIDADAIVAAAFAALDLVE is encoded by the coding sequence ATGCGCGAAGCACCGACGCTCGAGGTCCCGCTCTCCCCTGAGCAGCTGGCGGCGCTCGAATCGATCCAGCGCCGAGTGCTCTGGCTCGCGACCAATATCGTCCATCACGCCAATGCCGTCCGTCCCTCCTCGGACGGCACCAAAGTCGGGGGGCATCAGGCGTCTTCCGCCTCGATGGTGTCGATCCTCACTGCGCTCTACTTCGCGTTTCTTCGCGCCGGCGATCGCGTCTCCGTCAAGCCTCATGCCTCGCCAGCATTTCACGCGGTCCAATATCTTCTTGGCAACCTTGACCGCCGCTACCTGACGACGCTGCGGAGTTTCGGCGGACTGCAGGCCTATCCGAGCCGAACGAAGGACCCCGACCCGGTCGACTTCTCGACTGGGTCGGTCGGCCTCGGAGCGGCGGCGCCGGCCTTCGCGGCGCTCACCGACCGCTATGTCCAGCTGCATTTCGGCGGCCCTGCTGATCGGCGGTACATCGCGCTCGTCGGCGACGCCGAACTGGACGAGGGGAACGTGTGGGAAGCGGTGACGGAGGAGCATCTTCGCGATGTCGGCACGATCCTGTGGATTGTCGACCTGAATCGCCAGAGCCTCGATCGCGTGGTGCCGGGGATCCGCGCGCGCCAGCTCAAGGCGATCTTCCGCGACAGCGAATGGCATGTCGTTGAGGCGAAGTATGGGCGGCGGCTTCAAGCAGTGTTTGCTGGTCCAGGGGGCGCCGCGCTCCGCCAGCGGATCGACGACATGAGCAACGAAGAGTATCAGGCGGCGATCCGGCTGCCGGGAGCGATCTGCCGTGAGCGTTTCATTGTCGGCGCGGATGACCCAGCGGGCGTTGAGCGCGCGCTCTCGCCTTTTCCTGACGAGGAGATCCCTGCTCTCGTGAGCGATCTTGGCGGCCACGACATTGCCGAACTGCTGCGCGCTTTTCAGGAAGCGGCGGCAGTGCGCGACCGGCCGAGCGTGGTGTTCGCCTACACCATCAAGGGGTGGGGCCTCCCGATCGCCGGCCATCCCCTCAACCACTCGGCCCTTCTCACCGCCAAACAGATGCAAGAGTTGGCGGCGCGTCTCGGCATCCCGCCGGAGGACGAATGGGCCCGCTTTCCTCCTGGCAGCCCCGAGGCCGAGATCTGCCGCTTGGCGGCCGAGCGTCTCCGTGGGCCGGCGCTGCCCAGCCGTCCGCCTGCGCTTGCGCCGACGGATATCCCGCCAAGCATCGGCCATCAGCCGCTTGCGACCACGTCGACCCAAGAGACACTCGGCCGGCTGCTCGTTGAACTGTCGCGCGTGCCCGCCATCAGCCAGCGGATCGTGACGGTCGCCCCGGATGTCGCCGTCTCGACGAACCTCGGCGGCTGGATTAACCGGGTTGGGGTGTTCAGCGCTACTGCCGCCGACCGGTTTGAGCCTGCTCCCCAGCCCGTCCGTTGGCAACCTGGGCCTCAAGGGCAGCATATCGAACTCGGGATCTCCGAGATGAATCTCTTTCTCCTGCTGGGGCAGCTCGGCCTCTCGCAGGAGATGCAAGGGGAACTGCTGCTGCCGATCGGCACCGTCTATGACCCCTTCGTTCTTCGCGGGCTGGATGCGTTCATCTACGGTCTCTACTCTGAGTCGAAGTTCATCGTCGTCGGCACTCCATCCGGCATCTCGCTCAGCCCAGAGGGCGGGGCGCATCAGTCGACGGTCACCCCGTCGCTGGGGATCGAACTGCCGAACCTGATCAGCTACGAGCCGGCGTTTGCCCGCGAGGTCGAATGGATTTTGCTCGAGGGGCTCCGCCAGTGCACCGACCGCCGGAACGGCCGCGCAATGTATCTCCGATTGTCGACCAAGCCGGTGGACCAGCGGCTGCTTGAGCCGGCCCTCCAGCGGCTTGGCGCAGAGACGCTGCGGCAGCAGGTGTTGGCGGGCGGCTATCGGCTGCTCGAGGCGCGGGAAGAACTCGGCGAGGTCGACCCGAAGACAGTGGTCCAAATTGCGGTCGCGGGGGCGATGGTGCCCGAAGCGGTTGAGGCGGCGCGCCGGCTCCATCGGGAAGGGGTGGCTGCCAATCTCGTGGTCATCACCAGCGCCGACCGCCTCTCCGCCGAGTTGACCGATCAGCGCCGGCGGCAACGCGCCGGCGAGCGTGCTCGCTTTGGTCAGCTTGCAGCGCTCTTTCCTCCTGCCGAGCGGCGCGCCCCGATCGTGACCGTTGTCGACGGCGCTTCCCACGCGCTGACCTTCCTCGGGGGGGTGTTCGGTGCGCCGGTGGTCCCGCTCGGTGTCGATGCGTTTGGACAGTCGGGCTCGCGGGCCGATCTCT